The following nucleotide sequence is from Apium graveolens cultivar Ventura chromosome 4, ASM990537v1, whole genome shotgun sequence.
tctccaacagctcatcttgctccatctcaagttcataggtcttcaaaatttcatataatctttcaagtgtgaagtccttataatcttgataATTCCTTAGTGAAATAGTCATaagcttccattcctttggtagagacctcagaaattttaagttggaatccttgacttggtacactctgccatacagcttcaatccattcaacagtttctgaaatctattgaaggtatcattcaatgattctccttcttcagaatgaaaatattcatattgttgaatgagaagctgcattttgttttctctaacttgttcagtaccttcacagataagttgcacggtatcccaaatttccttagcagtttggttgttaatgaaattatcaaacatatctttgtctaggccattaaacagaatgttcattgccttcttgtccttgtgaacctcttcaatatcttcatcagtccattctgcttttggcttgggaattgactgtccaacagcaactgtggccaccttgtgagggatgtgaggaccattctcaatgcagttgatgtagctttcatcttgagagagaatatgtagatgcatcttcactttccagtgatgataattatctctttctggaatcttcactccaatatccttcttactcatgatgttagtagaatagatctttaaactctttgtatgtcaagagctcgctctgataccaattgttattcccaaggaactaacaatgagatttacagaaggggggttgaatgtaaatctcaaaactttttcaagttttgagcagtttcaaaagctaagtgttatgatgaacaaatgtgtgtgaattgctttgagcaggtgcagacagatgtatattcaagacacaaatgtaaagaacacaaaggctttaaaaacttttctggtggatttgttgttccaccagagatgcgtatttcagaaaatctgtgatacaaagaattgatcacagctgcttcctagtacaaactagatgattttctctctatgttttttctaaacagctctggaaaattcacatctaattactagttgcaacttggtttatatatcaccaagtttacaagtgaagacaaagataaaatacaatttataaaatagttcttcacatgtttcttattcatttctctatccaatgcagtctaagataatctgtgaatctttgaatacttccttgtttgcaccagaatggaaatgctgctttttcttgattcctccaagaggctaccacattccaattgtctctgtcaacccactgtctgcttatgaattgtcactatcaactgctatggaactaagcatccgttgaagctttcatccgttaatggCTTTATTCATTGATGCTTTAGTGGCATCCGTTGATGCttttaacagttgaagctttatccgttgatgcactcatccgttgatggatgttatccgttgaaggtttagagatatccgttgaagatttgtttctcatctgttgaaggcatttaatctatcagttgatactacttcatttatacaaaattataaggcatgaaatatttacaattagccctcctatttgcatatccactagtagtcaacatgacttataatttcccacaacttctaagaattataacttagatgcagagactgaaatgtgctacaatactaaacttatttctaagtaaagctactccatcaacggatagccaagatggttttatccgttgaggctacaaatactagatttctacttaagtgttttgtttaacttatcatcaaactaatacaaaTATTCCTAACATATATCATGATAATAAAGTTTGATACTTACCTTACGAAAAACTAAgtgttaaatttaaaaaataaacaaaaattctaaaataattaatttattaataaatgatAAAAAAATGTACTAATAATAATGTATAAGTGATTAACAATAATTTATTATttgtaatatatataaattttatctGAGTCAAGTCGAGTTACCGCGTTTGAGCCGAACATACAAAAAGTTCGACTAGGCTAGTTTACTCATTCGAGCTCATTTTTATATTGAAGGCCAGCTCGTTTAAAAAAAACGAATCGAGCCGAGTTCacttaaataataaaattatattttatcagaaagttactattttaaaatataattatcttccGTACATTATGTTATTATTATACAAACATTAGTTTGATATATTATCTACCATAAtttatgttatttttatatttacTAGTATATCTCATATGCGCAAGGATTATTTTAAATATGtttgttttaatattatttttattttaaatatattttttcatTTAGTAAGAACAAAATATAAACATAAAAGATAATAAACCACGATAATATATGAATGACAAAGTTTACTTATCAATAcctgttgacggaggaatctggtaacaacaaagattgaggtttctcgccggaactaagatctgtgacggtggttctttgccggaaacttaagcggtgtgtggttgattgtggttgttttaggctgagattgatcagagtaagtggtggctctcttatcagctctcaacttcttaccctctcaatgtgcctacgtaccctttatatagggatcaagcctgacgtagttctcgtagaacaagaAGCCTGATGGGTTTAGACTTCTTATTCATAAGTCCAATAGAAGCCCGTCCAATATCCGTCTTCCGCTAattttaggaatgtccaactatgaggcccaaccgcgaaggcccaaggctcgtccgtaatcgcaggacttcacggatagtgcatctccctgcgcaaggataacactccgctacagctatctcccttgatttacgaacgcaggtatagccacggttcaccccaagtgccagacgcgtccctgtcccccgaatgaggataacccaccagataacaggacaggtgatcccaagctcttgggtgcaaagtgcaggatgactccaaagttctccaacgaggacacccgttgaatacaagaacagagctcccaaagcacacaccaaagtaaaccccgcatccccaacgaggacacccgttgaatacaggaggaggccttcaatcatcaggcatacccctggaagccttcaagcttttcacggacatccccctccttgaccgtctcaaggagggaattcttcaaagagtacctgcaaaaaatacattagtaaaaataacctccattgctcctctccatgcaagctttgtcctgaactcaacatcaaaagtatatagaccaaacacaggacgcgtcctaaacCTTTGGGCGCGTCCTAACCTTCATAAATCCAAACCTGTTTTCTCATCAATCGTTCCTTATAGCATTCAAAACCACAGGACACGTCCTAGAATCTAGGGCGCGTCCTTAACCTTATTAGACTTGTACCATCTCCTCTAAACCATCACGCACAGCATCTCATTCCTTATGACGCGTCATCGTTAAAGTTGACGCGTCCTACAGCTTCCATCGCTATAAGATTTCATCTGCTAAGCATTTTCAAAGATATCGACGCGTCCATATTTCACGGGCTCGTCCTTTCTTGACCATGCACTCATCTTGCCTCGTACATATTCTTCCCAAAACAGGCGCGTCCTCTTCAATGTGACACCAATTTTGACTTGTAACCAGCCCGCGTTTGACCCAAGTCAATCCagtgccaaattttgggtataacaataCCTATTTAATATACGTTATACAAAGATAATAAACTATAATAATATACGTTCTACAAAGTTTGCTTATCAATAtctatttaaaatatattttttcatTTAGTAAGAACAAAATATAAACATAAAAGGTAATAAACTACGATAATATACGTTCTACAAAGTTTACGATAATAATACATTCTAAATTTAATATGAAATATTGATAAGTTAAGACATCAATATATATTCTGATCTCTAATAATATTCTCTATattcattcttcaaataatattttatcattaaaatgtATCATTATTTCAAAAATTGAGAAAAGAGAAAGTGCTTCTTtctaatatattataaaataaaaattagaagATAAGACAAATTAGCTAAAAATAAGGAATGTGAAGAAGATTTTAGTAAATTTTAATGATTTAAGAAACCACTAGGATATCGTTGAAGTGATTTTTTTCTTTATATTACTTATATTGTAATTTAGGACTCCATATGGCGTAATTTAGGACTCCAAATAGCTAAGCTACTAGAATTCTCTTAGTTACTTAGCTATTTGGAGTTGCTCTTGGGAATCTTAAATACCATAAAGTTCTAAAATTTTGATGGTAGCTTCCACCCCATAATCATCCATGATATGGTGACTTCCCACCATATGTAGCGTAGTGTAATACAAAATGCTACAAATAGTTCTggaaataaatttgaaaatatcCTTATTTCCCTTTATATACAGTAACATTAACCGAGAAATCTATATAGAAGCATGATGATCAACCTTTTAAAAGCAAAGATACTCACTTCCATGTTAGTGAGATCTGCCACAGGCACATCAATGCTTAGACAAGTAAATATATGCAAACCAAGTCAAGATAATGAGGTATGAACTGAGCACAAAAGAAAAATTGACCGGAAAAGGGATATAAAGGTACAAATAACTAGTCCAAGTAGAGTCTCATTTTTTGCCTCAAAACTGTACCCATCAACTCAGCTTTCCAAATAATATACTAGATCCCTCGTGGGGAAATTATTGTCAAGTTAACAAATAGAGAAACCTTCGGAAAGATTCCATCTTTGTTGCCAAAGAGATTTTAATAGAATACATTTGCTTGGTTAATCGGGATCCCCTACAGTTACATCAAACCCCTTTCAATCCTCGGAGCTTTCGTTCTTGTCTGCTGCTACCGTCACCCCAACTTCGGCAGGCCTTAGAATCCTATCATGTAGCATGTATCCAGACTGCAACGATATAATAAAAAAATGAGCTTATGCAATATATACTACTATAAATACCAAATTAATAGCATCACTTGACTtctttaaatataaaaataaaacaagcTTATGAATTGAATATGTATAACACAAATATTAACACCAAGCATAAATAGGTAGCTTGTGCTTTTTGACAATTACACGGAGAAGTGTGCACGTAAACGAATGATGAAATGTGTGATATGTAAATTATccgaaaaaaatttaaaaaagaaACTCTTAATCATTAACTATCTGCCAGTGCCCGGCACCCAAAAAAACAACGACCATGTTATCGAGAACCTTAGAAGCATGCTCTCCCAGACTTCCACGAATTATACaattaaaaaaatgataaaattattatatttatggGAGTGTTGGGGGGAGGGTGGAGGAATAAGTTACCTTCAAGACAACAGCAACAGTGTCCGGATCTTTGGTAGGATCTGGTACTTGAAAAACAGCATTATGCCTATGGGGATCAAACTGCTCATTTAGAGGATCATACTTCTCCACTCCAAATTTTTTAAAAACCTGTGCGAAAAGACAAGATATTAGTAGAAAGCACTAAATATATTCATCAAGTCATAAGTACATAGCTATCCAAAAAAGAAGGCATTAATACATACCACGAGAACAGATTTATCTAAAACAAAAAATATAAGAAAATACAATAACAACTCGCAGGGTATAGCTTTACattttaatagacagcaaaaaaaaatcctaaaaattattgATTCAACATCTATATGATACACAAAGGGCTATCAAAAAGATATAATTAACAATATCAAAAAATGGACAAAAACTATACATGAGGTAGACACTGTCTAAGGTAACTTAATTAGTGACAAACTGACAATAGTATCTGGTATCTACAAGGACGGAATATAATAACGATACCTCTGCCAACTGCTTTTCAGTCATTTCAACACCTTCCAGCAATGTTTTTAGAAGTGGAACAGCTCCAGTACTGTCTTCAGAGGTGTCCATCTTTGCAAAACTGTCTTTCACAACTGAAGAAGCTCTACCCATATTATCAGCAACATCCAACAAGCCCTTGGCAAAACTCTGCAAATTATATGGaaagatataatgcaaatgttcTTACAAGATGCAACctaatatgaaagtaaataaagaAGTTGTTCTACAGAAACCTGTATTGCAAATTTTTTTGAATTCTCTGCTTCGCGTCGTGTCCTGTCCATGACATTTTCCATTTCAGCATAGGTCCGGAGAACTTTGTCTTTCATGGTTTCAATCTCTTTGTTCTTCCCCTTGAGAATTTTTTCCTTCTCCGCCACAAGTTTCACCAGATCTTCCGTTGAAAGGTCCTCATCAGAACCTGTATTATATATTGCAGCTCATATATTCCTATTCATATGATTTAAAGCAGATGAACATCTTAAAAATGCTACTGAAATAGAACCTGACTCTTCTTCCTGGTCAGACGCAGATGATTTCCTTTGGTCAGATACTTCATCTTGCTCACTTGCATTTGAAGAAGCATTTTCAGTTTTTTTTGCAGCATCCTTCTCATCAGCTTCAGGAGATGCAGATGATGAAAATCTAAATCGTTGCAAGGAAGAGAGAGTGGGAGTTGAATCATGCAATTGAGACAAGTGACCTCCAACTACCTAAAATAAAACAAGAACcttgaaattaaaaaaaaaattgggaATAAAGCTGTAATGAGAGAATATTCATCATTTCAAGAACTACTAACAACCATTAGAGCTTTAGGGTTTCATAGGCAGCCATTGTCAACTTTGATAATTGCTGACAAGGTACAACTC
It contains:
- the LOC141718007 gene encoding grpE protein homolog 2, mitochondrial-like; amino-acid sequence: MLIGRITGRLSTAAKKTYGLRNTAALISSNGVKQQKQLFHVYAPLNQSPLIHNKVVGGHLSQLHDSTPTLSSLQRFRFSSSASPEADEKDAAKKTENASSNASEQDEVSDQRKSSASDQEEESGSDEDLSTEDLVKLVAEKEKILKGKNKEIETMKDKVLRTYAEMENVMDRTRREAENSKKFAIQSFAKGLLDVADNMGRASSVVKDSFAKMDTSEDSTGAVPLLKTLLEGVEMTEKQLAEVFKKFGVEKYDPLNEQFDPHRHNAVFQVPDPTKDPDTVAVVLKSGYMLHDRILRPAEVGVTVAADKNESSED